The region CGAGTGCGGCACCCATGAGTATTGTGATTGTCAAAAAAATGGCGGTCACTGTTGTGGTGAAAGCCGCTGCTCCCTGTGCGCCACTGCCAATCTCGAAGACACCGAGCGTGTTGATATAGGGAAGTGCCGTTACCTTTTCGATAGCACCACTGAGCCATCCGTTTGCATGGCTCATAAAAGCCTTCATCTCTTCGGCGTGCAGGAAGCGGACCGGGAACAGCACGATCGAAAACCCGTAGAGACAGAAAAACGCCCAGATGGGGACGAAGATGAGTTTGATAAGAAACAAGAGTGTTTCATAACACACAATGTGCCACGGTTTGTTCCAAACGATAGCGAATTGCTGATAGATTGTTTCAAATGCATCGGCACCCGTCGTAGCGACAACGGCTGGTACAAAGAGCAGACTTACGCCGAAGACTACCGTTATCAATGCTATCAGCACACCGAGAAAAAAGCCGATCGGCATGAACAGGGAGGTGAGCATGAGGAACGGTTTACCGATTATCGGCAGCTTACCGAGCCCTGCAATGCTAAAGGGTATCAGCGCGAGAAATATTAGGATGAGGAGTAAGCTAACGAACGCCCCCAAAACGGATTTCCAGTGCGTTTTGAGGAACGTTACAGCGTCTCCTACGGAAAAGAAAAAGTCTCCACGAAGTTGTTCAACGGTTATTTTTGAAACTACCGTGCTTGCGAGAAAAAAGATGCACGCGAAACTTATCGTGCCTATCCACATCGCGATTTCAGTTATCTGTGTGAGTTCTGCATCACCGAAAGGGGGTACGGGTAGAAGTCCATACTGGTTCCAAAAATCTTGTGCAGCGGTACCGCCGACGGTGAGGAGACTCAGATATACCAAGATTTCATAAATCAGATAGGCGAGTACGAGTCCAATGAGATGAACGGAAATCTTTCGTCCACTGAATCCGTAGCGGATAACTTGGAAAATATCCCTGAAATCGAAATAGCACTTTTCCATGAAAGGGTTCTTCTGTTTTTCTACTCACTTTAGTATATAATGATACTACAATTTACGGGATTCTGTCAAATGTTATTTTGGCGGTCAGCGGTCAGCAGTCAGCGGTCAGAATTTGGTTATCGGTTGTGGGTTGGCGGAACTATGACGTTGGCAGTAATGGGGAGTGTGAGTGTCCGTTGGTTGGGGAATGCTACGGTGAGGAGCGATGCGAAGCGTCCTATGTCTTTCAAGGGACCGAGTTGAAGGGCAATCATGGAGCGGTCGGGTGTCGTTTCCCACGTTAGTTTCGGATGGTTTGATGGCAGGAGACGAATGTCGGTTGTATTGAGTAGGGCATTGACGGTGAGTGTGATGGTCTTTTGATGCGTTGTTTCGGGCAGTATGTCCCCAAACTCGCAGACATCAGGGGTAAGTGTGGCGAACCGTTTCGCGGCGGCGGTGATTGTCAAGGGGACAACAGGTGTTTTGGAACTGTCTGTGAAGATGGTCGCCGTTGCCAAGGTCTCTTCAGCAGGTAAGATTTCTGGGGTGATGGTTATGTGAAACATCGCTTCTCTATCTGGTGGGATGGTCGCTGGCCCTGTGATTTCGGCGTAACTGCATCCTGTCCGTACGTCTTGGATGTGGAGTGTATTTTTGCTTGTGTTTCGTGCTGTTATGAATTGTGTTACGGGTCCTTCCCACTCTGGGAGGGTACCGAAGTTGATATGGTGCTGTGCAAGGACGAGTTCAGGAGAGGGGTTCTGTGGGTTGTTGATGAGGACGGCAATCAGTCCAGAGATTAGGAGCAGAGGGATGATGATAGTTGTGAGGATTGTGCGTTTGGACATGGTTTGATTTTGGCAATGTTGATTTCCTACACCACACTAATCTTCCTTACTGATTTAGTTCCTCAATATTTACTTCAGTCTTAATCCATGATTCCCACTCATAAAGTTTAGCATACCTTGAAATAGCTTCTTTGGCAACCTTAATCCGCCCGTCCATGAGCTCTCTATTCACATCAGCATAATACCTAACGACTATTTGGATAGTTTCTCCGTCTTTTAAGCCTCTATAATACAACATGAATCTATCGGATGAAAGATCGTCGTACTGGAAAAGGGTATTTAACATAACCGAGAGCCATTCCAAACGGGTTGGTGTGTATATCTGCAATCCTTGTGCTTTCTCTGACATTTTCATACTCCTTGGCTATTAACTGGATAAAAATTTAACAAGTACTGGCACAATAATGGCAATGACGGCAACTGCGATCCCCATACTCCACTGCAGGCGTGTTTCTAACCGGGTTATTCTGTCATGAAGGTCCTTTTTGACCACCTGAATCTCACCTTTTAGATCTTCCTTTACCTCCTTAATCCGATCGCCCAGACGCGACTCAACTTTATCTACTTCTTCCATTCTCGCTTGCAGACGAATAGAATCCTCTTTAAGTTCATATATATTCAGGATTGTTTTGATCTGTCATAGAATTTCCTCTCAAAATTTACGTGATTTCAAATTAAACAGGGTTTTCCAGTTCCAGTCCTTTCATCCCTCTGCTACGGTGGGAGGGTGGCAGAAATCGGTATGGGATCCGATTCGTAGCAGTGCCACCCAAACTGGTTTAGATAATATATCACAAAAAAGAAAAAATTACAAATTTGCTTCTTTACAAGTTCGGGCTTTTCGCTTGACTTTGCCTGTGTTGTGTGCTATGCTATCGATGTTGATGTAATGGTATATTAGGTTTCACCTGGGTTTTGAAAATCCAAAGGTTTCTGTGGAGCGGCTGTCTGGTTTTTATCTTCCATTCAGCCCAATCTACTTGTATGAAGTTTAAGAATTTAAATCGGTAATTTTTCTGGATGCCCCAACTTGTTGGGGACGCGCCCCAGTCAAGCATTCCCGAACAAGAATGTAATATATTTTCGCAATAAGTAGTTTTGGGATTTGAAAAATTTTCGGAAAAACCGCTATGAACCCCTTGATTTTATTAGGTTTTTGCTTGTTTGAATTTCCTAAAAAAGGAGATGTTACAGATGAATCACGTAAGATTACGCACAGATCGAGCGATAGGACTACTTAAGGATGCAGTCATAGATGTTTTAAAGAACGCACGAGAGAGCGGATATGTAGACATTCCTCCTAAGAAGTGTAAACCTGATCCGGATGGTGGACAGCCATATATTGAGGCTACATATATAGGCAAAGAAATGGGAACATATGAGAGAGGCCGGGAAAAGGGACGGTCCCCCGGTCGGATACATAGGGAAATTCTTGAAAAGTTGCAAGATGAATGTCGGGTTGAGCCTTTGTTGAGTGAGTCAGGCAAAGTGAGAATAGGTTGGCGACTCACCGAGGCAGAATGGAAACGATTAACCCTTGATAAATAAAACCTAACTACTGATTAAGGAATGTTATATCCAATTTAACTAATCCCAAATCTACTTATCGCTTACATTTTTGAGTAGGTTCGCTCCGTTTTGTAGCATAACCTGTTAGGTTGTGCCTGGAAACCTTTGCCACCCCTGAAAATCCTTGAATCCCGCAAATCCTGATGCTGACAGACAAAATAGAGACACACCCGATAGAACCAGAGGCATTCAATTCTCCAACAATTTTGATTTTCTGCCGAAGCACTCTGCGCTGTCCGAGCGAGTGTTTTTGCTTGGGTGTTTCTTTAGGCTCGCGACCCCTCCGCAGAAATGTCTAAAAAAACCGACAATTGAATGGCTCTGCCGATAGAACATAAAAAACTTGACACCCGTCCAAAAGTATGATATAATTATACTATACACAAAATAAGTTTTACGCTAATCTTGAAAAACCCAAAATAGCCAAAATGTTCCACTTTTCGTCAAATTGTTTTTTTGCCCACAGCAGAAAAATCAAAGGAAAAACGCCTATAAACCCTTACGGCCACTGTGTTCTCTACCAATAGATACGTATATTATCAAATGTTAAGTGGTGTAACTTTAGTGTAACATTTTTAACCTGAATCCGACTTAAAAAAATGCATGAGGCATCCCGTTTACCTTCCTTTCAAAACGGTTGTATGTTTTTTGAAAGGATACCTCTTTTTTTGCTTTCGCGCACTATAATTCTTAAAATTGTCCAAACTTTAGTAAGTTTTGGGAGTATTATCACGACCTACCCTCAGTTATTCAAGAACTGGCAGACAAAAATTTTGAACTGCTGAAGCGAAATCCAAATCACCCTTCTCTTGGCTTAAAGAAGGTTGGCGAGTATTGGGTAGCGAGAGTTGGACTGAGTTATCGAGCAATGGCAACTGAAGATGAGGAGGGTCTATCCTGGTTTTGGATCGGAAAACACGACGAGTACGAGAGGCGGATAAAGTAAGTTTGCCGTGTGTTTTGAAATAGGCGAGGTTAGAAACCTCGCCTACCATTTTTAAGGGAAAAGGATAGGCAAGACTATTGGTTCGTTTTGAGTTGCCCCCACGTTGAAGTCAATCGTGCCTCTGGGGTGAGGCTGAGGCTGGAGATAGTGAAGGAGTCTGCCCATGCTGTGCCTTCCCATTGGTTTGCGATATTAATCCCCTCCATGACGAAGCCGAGAATCTCTATCTCGTCGAAGTTGAGGTCTTGGAATGTTGTCCGGTATTTCCCGTCTGTGAATAGAACAAAATATCCTGCGTTAAAATAGAGTTTCATTTCTGTCAGGGCATCCGTTTCCCAACGGGTGCGAGGTTCTCTGGAGAGCCGAGTTCGGAAGGGATGGCTGGTCCCTTTACCGTTGAAA is a window of Candidatus Poribacteria bacterium DNA encoding:
- a CDS encoding DUF1573 domain-containing protein, translating into MSKRTILTTIIIPLLLISGLIAVLINNPQNPSPELVLAQHHINFGTLPEWEGPVTQFITARNTSKNTLHIQDVRTGCSYAEITGPATIPPDREAMFHITITPEILPAEETLATATIFTDSSKTPVVPLTITAAAKRFATLTPDVCEFGDILPETTHQKTITLTVNALLNTTDIRLLPSNHPKLTWETTPDRSMIALQLGPLKDIGRFASLLTVAFPNQRTLTLPITANVIVPPTHNR